A part of uncultured Methanobrevibacter sp. genomic DNA contains:
- a CDS encoding TraB/GumN family protein — MKRECLTIIGTAHVSSESVDEVKDAIYEQHPEVVAIELDKGRYIKLKKDMMGIEEDDTISVSQIIKDNKVGLFLTTTLLGYFQSKVGADVDVKPGSEMVGAIEACEDLGIPIALIDREINTTLQRALNRMGFMEKAKFLFSLLSSVFGGDDAEDEIDIEELKNPDNLDDLMEMFKDEAPSVYEVLVHERDAYLAGKLLQIPQDHVIAVVGAGHKPGITRYLDNPETLPPLHELEDINKKGGIPWVKIILALIPILFVVIFFLAYFSGINITGNLYEFIIISMVMGFIGSIVSGSKIQSAIIGGVVAPLTIIHPLLAAGWFSGLTEAKFRKVRKRDIDSLAHLESFKDLWHNNIFRILLVVVGTNLAVSIATLVILPSQVFIPLFMKIFGG, encoded by the coding sequence ATGAAAAGAGAATGCTTAACAATAATTGGTACTGCGCATGTATCATCAGAAAGTGTTGATGAAGTAAAAGATGCCATTTATGAACAACACCCTGAAGTAGTAGCAATTGAACTTGATAAGGGAAGATATATAAAATTAAAAAAAGATATGATGGGTATTGAAGAAGATGATACCATATCCGTCAGCCAAATAATTAAAGATAACAAAGTTGGATTATTTTTGACCACAACACTTCTTGGATATTTCCAATCAAAGGTTGGTGCGGATGTTGATGTGAAACCTGGGTCTGAAATGGTTGGAGCCATTGAAGCATGTGAAGATTTAGGAATACCAATAGCTTTGATTGATAGGGAAATCAATACCACCCTGCAGAGAGCTTTAAATAGAATGGGATTTATGGAAAAAGCTAAATTTTTATTTAGTCTTCTTTCATCCGTATTTGGTGGAGATGATGCAGAAGATGAAATTGATATTGAAGAGCTAAAAAATCCGGATAACCTTGACGATTTAATGGAAATGTTTAAAGATGAAGCTCCGAGCGTGTATGAAGTTCTTGTGCATGAAAGAGATGCATACCTTGCAGGCAAATTACTTCAAATTCCACAAGACCATGTTATCGCAGTTGTGGGAGCTGGACATAAACCGGGAATTACAAGATATTTGGACAATCCCGAAACATTGCCACCGCTTCACGAATTGGAAGACATAAACAAAAAGGGAGGAATTCCTTGGGTAAAGATAATTTTAGCACTGATTCCAATTTTATTTGTGGTGATATTTTTTCTGGCATATTTTAGCGGGATAAACATAACCGGAAATTTATACGAATTTATTATCATAAGTATGGTAATGGGATTTATCGGTTCAATCGTATCCGGTTCAAAAATTCAGTCCGCAATTATCGGAGGTGTAGTGGCCCCATTAACCATCATACACCCATTACTTGCAGCAGGATGGTTTTCAGGATTGACCGAAGCCAAATTTAGAAAAGTTAGAAAAAGAGATATTGACAGTTTAGCGCATTTAGAAAGCTTTAAGGACTTGTGGCACAACAATATCTTTAGAATATTATTGGTCGTTGTTGGAACTAACTTAGCCGTTAGTATTGCAACTTTAGTAATTTTACCATCCCAAGTTTTCATACCTCTATTCATGAAAATTTTCGGAGGGTAG
- the mcrB gene encoding coenzyme-B sulfoethylthiotransferase subunit beta encodes MAKFDDKIDLFDDRGNEIASDVPIEAISPLRNPAIQSIVKGVKRTVAVNLEGLEKSVKTASVGGDKSRILGRELDLAIVDNAEAIADKMKEIIQISADDDTVVTPISGGKRLLVQVPTKRIDVAAEYSTAPLSSASALVQSVIDVCGVDIYDANFVKAAVLGRYPQSVDYKGSNIATMLDIPQKLEGAGYGLRNVKANDFAAATLKNTFQATALAAIFEQTAMFEMADALGSFERLHLLGLAYQGLNADNMVYDLVKDNATEGTVGSIVQATIARAEADGVIAPQEQLTDFAIYNTDDAAKWNAYAAAGAVAATMVNVGAARAAQGIPSTLLYFNDNLEFATGLPGLDYGRAEGVAVGFSFFSHSIYGGGGPGLFNGNHVVTRHSKGFCIPCVAAAMSLDAGTQLFSPEATSGLIKEVYSQIDEFREPIKAVAAAAEEIKGDI; translated from the coding sequence ATGGCAAAGTTTGATGATAAAATCGATTTATTCGATGATAGAGGCAACGAAATTGCATCTGACGTACCAATCGAAGCTATTAGTCCATTAAGGAACCCTGCAATTCAAAGCATCGTAAAAGGTGTAAAAAGAACTGTTGCAGTAAACTTAGAAGGACTTGAAAAATCTGTTAAAACCGCATCTGTTGGTGGAGACAAATCTAGAATCTTAGGAAGAGAATTAGATCTCGCTATTGTAGATAACGCAGAAGCAATCGCAGACAAAATGAAAGAAATTATTCAAATTTCCGCAGACGATGATACTGTTGTAACACCTATTTCCGGAGGAAAAAGGTTATTAGTACAAGTACCAACTAAAAGAATTGATGTTGCTGCTGAATATTCTACAGCTCCATTATCAAGCGCTTCCGCTTTAGTACAATCTGTTATTGATGTTTGTGGTGTAGACATTTACGATGCAAACTTCGTAAAAGCTGCAGTATTAGGTAGATACCCACAATCTGTAGACTACAAAGGTTCTAACATTGCAACCATGTTAGACATTCCACAAAAACTCGAAGGTGCAGGTTACGGTTTAAGAAACGTAAAAGCAAACGACTTCGCTGCTGCTACCTTGAAAAACACTTTCCAAGCTACCGCATTAGCTGCTATTTTTGAACAAACTGCTATGTTTGAAATGGCTGACGCTTTAGGTTCATTTGAAAGATTACATTTATTAGGTTTAGCTTACCAAGGTTTAAACGCTGATAACATGGTATATGACTTAGTAAAAGATAACGCAACTGAAGGTACTGTTGGTAGTATTGTACAAGCAACTATTGCTCGTGCAGAAGCTGATGGTGTAATTGCTCCTCAAGAACAATTAACTGATTTCGCTATTTACAACACTGATGACGCAGCTAAATGGAACGCATATGCTGCTGCTGGTGCTGTTGCAGCAACTATGGTTAACGTAGGTGCAGCTCGTGCTGCTCAAGGTATTCCATCTACTTTATTATACTTCAACGACAACCTCGAATTCGCTACCGGTTTACCTGGTCTCGACTATGGTAGAGCAGAAGGTGTAGCTGTAGGATTCTCCTTCTTCAGTCACTCCATTTACGGTGGTGGAGGTCCTGGTCTCTTCAACGGTAACCACGTTGTAACCAGACACAGTAAAGGATTCTGTATTCCTTGTGTAGCTGCTGCTATGTCATTAGATGCAGGAACACAACTCTTTTCACCAGAAGCAACTTCTGGTTTAATTAAAGAAGTATACAGTCAAATTGATGAATTCAGAGAACCTATTAAAGCAGTTGCAGCTGCAGCTGAAGAAATTAAAGGTGACATCTAA
- a CDS encoding DUF1922 domain-containing protein, translating to MYLIFRCDCGRALYAKEGVATRKCVCGKTLKVKSRRIFKKAATREDASLAVQEMQDKIYGNTDFQRASEL from the coding sequence ATGTATCTTATATTCCGTTGCGACTGCGGTCGTGCATTATATGCAAAAGAAGGTGTAGCTACCCGCAAATGTGTTTGCGGTAAAACATTGAAGGTTAAATCTAGAAGAATATTTAAAAAAGCAGCTACCCGAGAAGATGCTTCATTAGCAGTTCAGGAAATGCAGGACAAAATATATGGTAACACTGACTTTCAACGAGCCAGTGAGTTATAA
- a CDS encoding methanogenesis marker 7 protein: MYESLTFTGGVHKSEEIKELIEDLGGFILQESIQQMELVLNIAIPIEDVDKIEDKSRELLAKLSVAPMAGSEIAIVSPTLARHHLPHAACDISEYLREFGAKDNMIGLARGDGKGTSGITEEEKRLIEEHDIAVFALGSFENCIKEKAFLYDDIDIPVIVTGAPDISVDELPGADAYVGGLGRIPRRLRRGPDIRALDKLVETIEQILSDRKREMALDAPLVPSIVVKNAIENQVSEIKDVISPTPVTSQLDGVRVKLNYDKYADLIADVVIDGKKLSELAEIKKSFMYDYILVKINSESSLVEDSN, from the coding sequence ATGTATGAATCATTAACATTTACTGGTGGAGTTCACAAAAGTGAAGAAATTAAGGAATTGATAGAAGATTTAGGCGGTTTCATTCTTCAGGAAAGTATTCAACAGATGGAATTGGTTTTAAATATAGCTATCCCTATAGAAGATGTTGACAAAATTGAAGATAAATCCCGTGAACTTTTAGCAAAATTATCTGTTGCTCCTATGGCCGGTTCTGAAATAGCTATTGTTTCACCAACTTTGGCAAGGCATCACTTGCCTCATGCTGCATGTGATATATCTGAATATTTGAGGGAATTCGGTGCAAAAGATAATATGATTGGTCTTGCAAGAGGGGATGGAAAAGGAACTTCTGGAATCACCGAAGAAGAAAAAAGATTAATTGAAGAGCATGATATTGCTGTTTTTGCATTAGGCAGTTTTGAAAATTGTATCAAGGAAAAGGCTTTTTTATATGATGATATTGATATTCCAGTAATTGTTACCGGAGCTCCAGACATTTCTGTTGATGAACTTCCTGGTGCAGATGCATATGTGGGCGGTTTAGGCAGAATTCCTAGAAGGCTTAGAAGAGGTCCGGATATACGTGCACTTGATAAACTGGTGGAAACAATTGAGCAAATATTAAGTGATAGAAAACGTGAAATGGCTCTTGATGCACCATTAGTTCCATCCATTGTTGTTAAAAATGCAATTGAAAATCAAGTTAGTGAAATTAAGGATGTTATTTCTCCAACTCCAGTAACTTCACAATTGGATGGTGTTCGCGTAAAGTTAAATTATGACAAATATGCAGATCTGATTGCAGATGTTGTAATCGATGGTAAAAAATTGTCTGAACTTGCCGAAATTAAAAAGTCATTCATGTATGATTATATCTTAGTAAAAATAAATAGTGAGAGTTCTCTTGTTGAGGATTCAAACTAA
- the mmp10 gene encoding methyl coenzyme M reductase-arginine methyltransferase Mmp10 (Mmp10 (methanogenesis marker protein 10) is a cobalamin-requiring radical SAM methyltransferase that creates the methylarginine modification to methyl coenzyme M reductase.), which translates to MQLVADVGGIPGRDCNGFCKYCYFRKVKEVKSFGCAHCLPNKIGCERCSKGVSETQGDFKAPFEVMNEVQTAMMMAMGHQGEINAYISGGGDISCYPHLESLTANLNQFSISSVLGYTCGKGITDSDMAARLINNGVKEVSFTIFSSDPKLRKEWVKDPNPTEALKACQIFCENIDLTGAAVIIPGVNDGDVLRETCNSLEEWGAKGMLLMRFANTFNEGLILGNEPIIKGIESQPVEEFGELVKQINSEYKFRVSGTPVCDPETGGPFAIAKDENEVFLQFIKPITGEATVITSKIAEPYLTKIFSKLETGENVNIVACEKEIACLITKEDLEKLDLSEIKDTVIIPGRSFVHQLDAERILSADGVERLIGRGPDTLSVDGELSIDMTDENVIERELEEFNDLVDAINFFGMRRI; encoded by the coding sequence ATGCAACTTGTAGCGGATGTTGGAGGTATACCTGGAAGAGATTGTAACGGTTTTTGCAAATACTGTTACTTTAGAAAGGTAAAAGAAGTTAAAAGTTTTGGCTGTGCACATTGTCTACCCAATAAAATAGGTTGTGAAAGGTGCAGCAAAGGAGTTTCCGAAACACAAGGTGATTTTAAAGCACCATTCGAAGTTATGAATGAAGTCCAAACTGCAATGATGATGGCAATGGGACATCAAGGCGAAATTAATGCTTACATCAGTGGCGGAGGAGATATAAGCTGTTATCCACATCTTGAAAGTCTAACTGCCAACCTAAACCAATTTTCAATTTCATCAGTATTAGGATATACCTGCGGAAAAGGAATAACCGACTCTGATATGGCTGCAAGATTAATCAACAATGGCGTTAAAGAAGTTTCATTTACTATTTTTTCATCTGACCCCAAACTTCGAAAGGAATGGGTTAAAGACCCCAACCCTACCGAAGCGCTAAAGGCATGCCAAATATTCTGTGAAAACATTGACTTAACAGGTGCCGCAGTAATTATTCCCGGCGTTAATGATGGTGATGTTTTAAGAGAAACCTGCAACTCATTGGAAGAATGGGGTGCAAAAGGAATGCTTTTAATGAGATTTGCAAATACATTTAACGAAGGGTTAATATTGGGCAACGAACCCATCATAAAAGGCATTGAATCACAGCCTGTTGAAGAATTTGGCGAACTTGTTAAGCAAATAAATTCCGAATATAAGTTTAGAGTCAGCGGAACACCAGTATGCGACCCTGAAACTGGAGGTCCATTTGCAATAGCCAAAGATGAAAATGAAGTATTTCTACAATTTATCAAACCGATTACCGGTGAAGCAACAGTCATTACCTCAAAAATTGCAGAACCGTATCTCACCAAAATATTTTCCAAATTAGAAACAGGAGAAAATGTCAATATTGTTGCATGTGAAAAAGAAATAGCTTGCCTAATTACAAAAGAAGATTTGGAAAAGCTTGATTTAAGTGAAATAAAAGATACTGTAATAATACCAGGACGATCATTTGTCCACCAACTAGATGCTGAAAGAATTTTAAGTGCTGACGGAGTTGAAAGGCTCATCGGCCGTGGCCCAGATACATTAAGCGTTGATGGAGAATTAAGCATAGACATGACTGATGAAAATGTCATTGAAAGAGAATTAGAAGAATTTAATGATCTGGTGGATGCAATAAACTTCTTTGGAATGAGAAGAATTTAA
- a CDS encoding calcium/sodium antiporter, with protein sequence MSILLQFVLLIVGFVFLIKGSDFFVDGASSIASLLKIPTIIVGLTIVAFGTSAPEAAVSITSAITGNNAMAVSNVIGSNLFNILMVIGISALLGELLMEKDVLNKDLPFLVGITVLFAAFIIIGWNVSQIEGIILLIILIAYVAHLIKSAKKSDNANVVEKPKFTLPYSILFIIIGLAGIVIGGDLVVNSASDIAIAFGMSETLVGLTIVAIGTSLPELVTSLTALKKGENQLVIGNVIGSNIFNILFVLGASSAITAISLDSSMLIDVTFMVFVTVLCFIFGKTQDKFDRKEGAILVALFIAYMIFAILRN encoded by the coding sequence ATGTCAATACTATTACAATTTGTTTTGTTAATTGTTGGATTCGTATTTTTAATAAAAGGATCTGACTTTTTTGTAGATGGTGCCAGTAGCATTGCATCCCTTTTAAAAATTCCTACAATAATTGTTGGTTTAACCATTGTGGCATTTGGAACCAGTGCTCCTGAGGCAGCAGTTTCCATCACATCAGCAATTACCGGAAATAATGCAATGGCTGTAAGTAACGTAATTGGTAGTAATTTATTCAATATATTAATGGTTATCGGTATATCTGCACTGCTGGGAGAACTATTAATGGAAAAAGATGTTCTCAATAAAGATTTGCCATTCCTTGTCGGAATTACAGTCTTATTTGCAGCATTTATTATAATAGGATGGAATGTATCCCAAATTGAAGGAATTATTCTACTTATTATATTAATTGCTTATGTAGCCCATCTTATCAAATCCGCAAAAAAATCAGATAATGCGAATGTTGTAGAAAAACCGAAATTTACTCTCCCATATAGTATACTTTTCATAATTATTGGGCTTGCAGGAATCGTTATTGGAGGAGATTTGGTTGTCAATAGTGCATCAGATATAGCAATTGCATTTGGAATGAGTGAAACATTAGTAGGTTTAACCATTGTAGCAATAGGTACATCTTTACCTGAACTTGTCACATCACTAACTGCTTTAAAGAAAGGAGAAAATCAGTTGGTTATAGGAAATGTTATCGGATCAAACATCTTCAACATCCTATTTGTTCTCGGAGCAAGTAGTGCCATAACTGCAATATCTCTTGATTCAAGTATGCTCATAGATGTAACTTTCATGGTATTCGTAACAGTACTATGTTTCATATTCGGTAAAACACAAGATAAATTTGATAGAAAAGAAGGTGCGATATTAGTTGCATTATTTATTGCATACATGATTTTCGCAATTCTCAGAAATTAA
- a CDS encoding hemolysin family protein, with translation MIGTILEIIIILILIILTGYLSMAELAVVSVRKAKMQKYIEEGNKNAEIVLELLEDPNEFLSTVQIGISLIGVLTGAFGGVTLAEPLANAISFIPYSEPISVAIVVIITTYLTLVVGEIVPKVIALNDPERISLKVAKSMVILEKVSKPVSFVLAKSSSFLLWVLRIENKNDDVVTEEEIELMIKEGREDGTIEQEEEDIIKRVFKLDDQKVESIMTPRNEIIWIDLEDDKDINKVKIIESKRSIFPIASGELDDFIGVVQAKDILSAMFNDDKFDIHKIVKEPLVVSEHLETLELLKEFKENQGYVHMSLVVDEFGSVEGLITLNDLLEGIVGDIPGIDEEDEPQATQRSDGTWLIDGRYPIDKFKELFDFNETLPDEEEDGYTTIAGFILSLSGKIPNENEKYECGRFIFEVIDLDGHQIDKILVTDLGPQEPIKIEE, from the coding sequence ATGATTGGAACGATACTCGAGATAATTATAATTTTAATTTTAATAATACTCACAGGTTATTTGTCAATGGCTGAATTGGCCGTAGTATCGGTGAGAAAAGCGAAAATGCAAAAATACATTGAAGAAGGAAATAAAAATGCTGAAATCGTTTTAGAATTATTAGAAGATCCTAATGAATTTTTATCAACTGTTCAAATTGGAATATCTCTTATCGGTGTCTTAACAGGTGCATTTGGAGGAGTAACATTAGCTGAACCGCTTGCAAATGCTATTTCATTCATACCTTACAGCGAACCGATAAGTGTAGCAATAGTCGTTATCATCACTACATATTTAACATTGGTCGTAGGAGAAATTGTTCCTAAAGTAATTGCATTGAATGACCCTGAAAGAATATCCCTAAAAGTTGCAAAAAGCATGGTAATTCTTGAAAAGGTTTCAAAGCCAGTTAGTTTTGTTCTTGCAAAATCAAGCAGTTTTCTTTTATGGGTACTTAGAATTGAAAACAAAAATGATGATGTTGTTACTGAAGAAGAAATTGAATTAATGATTAAGGAAGGAAGAGAAGACGGAACAATTGAACAAGAGGAAGAAGACATCATCAAAAGAGTCTTCAAACTTGATGACCAAAAAGTTGAAAGTATCATGACCCCACGTAATGAAATCATATGGATTGATTTGGAAGATGATAAGGACATCAACAAAGTAAAAATTATTGAAAGTAAAAGATCAATATTTCCTATTGCATCCGGCGAATTAGATGATTTTATCGGAGTTGTTCAGGCCAAAGACATTCTTTCAGCAATGTTTAATGATGACAAATTCGACATTCATAAAATTGTAAAAGAACCATTAGTTGTTTCAGAACACTTGGAAACACTGGAACTATTAAAAGAATTCAAAGAAAACCAAGGATATGTACACATGTCACTTGTTGTTGATGAATTCGGAAGTGTGGAAGGATTAATTACATTAAACGATTTACTTGAAGGTATTGTGGGAGACATTCCTGGAATTGACGAAGAGGATGAACCTCAAGCTACACAAAGAAGCGACGGCACTTGGTTGATTGATGGAAGATATCCTATTGATAAATTTAAAGAACTATTTGACTTTAATGAAACATTGCCCGATGAAGAAGAAGACGGATATACTACAATTGCAGGTTTCATATTAAGTTTAAGTGGTAAAATACCTAATGAAAATGAAAAATATGAATGTGGAAGATTCATATTTGAAGTTATAGACTTGGATGGGCACCAAATCGACAAAATTCTTGTAACCGATTTGGGACCTCAAGAACCGATTAAAATAGAGGAATAA
- the comB gene encoding 2-phosphosulfolactate phosphatase, whose product MKVTLSLETSISTDTSIMVDALRASTTMISALNKYEKVIPCFTPEEGFKLKDKYRGVLAGERGGEKIEGFDIGNSPTGLKDYDSDERILILTTSNGTRILENMTSQVLIGSLINAKAVGEASTKMAESHIDVVMAGVKGEFTLEDFLAAGEILYWICESLEEYELNDFAKAAINANRDDESLKEGFYNSRSGKRLAKIGYEKDIEYCIQKNITNNVAIYKNGNIVLL is encoded by the coding sequence ATGAAAGTCACATTAAGTCTAGAAACATCAATCAGCACAGATACATCGATAATGGTTGATGCCCTAAGAGCCAGTACAACAATGATTTCTGCATTGAACAAATATGAAAAAGTAATTCCATGCTTTACTCCCGAAGAAGGTTTTAAACTAAAGGATAAATACAGAGGCGTTCTTGCAGGAGAACGTGGTGGTGAAAAAATAGAAGGATTTGACATTGGAAATTCCCCGACCGGATTAAAGGATTACGACAGTGACGAAAGAATTTTAATCCTAACAACAAGCAACGGAACCCGAATCCTTGAAAACATGACATCCCAAGTTCTCATAGGATCACTTATAAATGCAAAAGCGGTTGGAGAAGCATCAACAAAAATGGCTGAAAGCCATATTGATGTTGTTATGGCAGGAGTTAAAGGAGAATTCACTCTTGAGGACTTTTTGGCTGCAGGTGAGATTTTATACTGGATATGTGAAAGTTTAGAAGAATATGAGTTGAATGATTTTGCAAAAGCTGCAATAAATGCTAATAGGGATGACGAGTCACTGAAAGAAGGATTTTACAATTCCCGCTCTGGAAAACGTTTGGCAAAAATAGGATATGAGAAGGATATTGAATATTGTATTCAAAAAAACATTACCAACAATGTGGCAATCTACAAAAATGGAAATATAGTATTACTATAG